A genomic region of Mustela erminea isolate mMusErm1 chromosome 12, mMusErm1.Pri, whole genome shotgun sequence contains the following coding sequences:
- the ZBTB5 gene encoding zinc finger and BTB domain-containing protein 5, with amino-acid sequence MDFPGHFEQIFQQLNYQRLHGQLCDCVIVVGNRHFKAHRSVLAACSTHFRALFSVAEGDQTMNMIQLDSEVVTAEAFAALIDMMYTSTLMLGESNVMDVLLAASHLHLNSVVKACKHYLTTRTLPMSPPSERVQEQSARMQRSFMLQQLGLSIVSSALNSSQSGEEQPAPMSSSLRSNLDQRTPFPMRRLHKRKQSAEERARQRLRPAMDESSIADVTPENGPSGVHSREEFFSPDSLKIVDNPKADGMADNQEDSAIMFDQSFGAQEDAQVPSQSDNTAGNMAQLSMASRATQVETSFEQEAATEKSGFQCENPEVGLGEKEHMRVVVKSEPLSSPEPQDEVSDVTSQAEGSESVEVEGVVVSAEKIDLSPESSDRSFSDPQSSTDRVGDIHILEVTNNLEHKSTFSISNFLNKSRGSNFSASQNNDDNIPNTTSDCRLEGEAPYLLSPEAGPAGGPSSAPGSHVENPFSEPADSHFVRPMQEVMGLPCVQTSGYQGGEQFGMDFSRSGLGLHSSFSRVMMGSPRGGASNFPYYRRIAPKMPVVTSVRSSQIPENSASSQLMMNAATSSFENGHPSQPGPPQLTRASADVLSKCKKALSEHNVLVVEGARKYACKICCKTFLTLTDCKKHIRVHTGEKPYACLKCGKRFSQSSHLYKHSKTTCLRWQSSNLPSTLL; translated from the coding sequence ATGGATTTTCCTGGACACTTTGAACAGATCTTCCAGCAGCTGAACTACCAGAGACTTCACGGGCAGCTCTGTGATTGTGTCATTGTCGTGGGGAACAGACATTTTAAAGCCCACCGCTCGGTACTGGCGGCATGCAGCACGCATTTCCGAGCCCTCTTctcagtggcagagggagatcaGACCATGAACATGATCCAGCTGGACAGCGAGGTAGTGACAGCGGAGGCCTTTGCCGCACTGATTGACATGATGTACACTTCCACGCTCATGCTGGGGGAGAGCAATGTTATGGATGTCTTATTGGCAGCCTCTCACCTGCATTTGAACTCTGTTGTTAAGGCATGTAAACATTACTTAACGACAAGGACGCTGCCCATGTCTCCCCCCAGCGAGCGCGTCCAGGAGCAGAGTGCCCGCATGCAGCGCTCCTTTATGCTGCAGCAGCTGGGGCTAAGCATCGTGAGCTCAGCCCTCAATTCCAGCCAGAGTGGTGAGGAGCAGCCGGCCCCAATGAGCTCCTCACTGCGCAGTAACCTGGACCAACGGACGCCCTTCCCCATGAGACGCCTTCATAAGCGCAAGCAGTCCGCAGAGGAGCGGGCCAGGCAGCGCCTCCGGCCTGCCATGGATGAGTCTTCCATTGCTGACGTCACGCCAGAGAATGGGCCATCAGGGGTTCACTCTCGGGAGGAGTTCTTTTCACCCGATTCCCTGAAAATCGTGGACAACCCTAAGGCTGACGGAATGGCCGACAACCAGGAAGACAGTGCCATCATGTTTGACCAGTCTTTTGGTGCTCAAGAAGACGCCCAGGTGCCCAGCCAGTCCGACAATACTGCTGGCAACATGGCCCAGTTGTCCATGGCCTCTCGTGCAACTCAGGTTGAGACTAGTTTTGAGCAGGAAGCTGCCACCGAGAAAAGTGGTTTTCAATGTGAAAATCCTGAGGTTGGCCTTGGAGAGAAGGAGCACATGAGAGTGGTGGTTAAGTCTGAGCCCCTGAGCTCTCCTGAGCCTCAGGATGAAGTGAGCGATGTGACCTCACAAGCAGAAGGCAGCGAATCCGTGGAAGTGGAAGGGGTTGTGGTCAGTGCCGAGAAGATAGACCTCAGCCCTGAAAGTAGCGATCGGAGTTTTTCAGATCCCCAGTCTAGCACGGACAGGGTAGGTGACATCCATATTTTGGAAGTCACGAATAACCTGGAGCATAAATCCACTTTCAgcatttcaaattttcttaacAAGAGCAGAGGGAGTAACTTTAGTGCAAGTCAGAACAATGATGATAATATCCCAAACACTACTAGTGACTGTAGGCTGGAGGGGGAGGCCCCTTATCTGTTGAGTCCAGAAGCTGGGCCTGCGGGCGGGCCCTCTTCGGCCCCTGGCTCTCACGTGGAGAACCCGTTCAGCGAGCCTGCAGACTCCCATTTCGTCAGGCCTATGCAAGAAGTGATGGGCCTGCCCTGCGTGCAGACCTCAGGCTACCAAGGAGGAGAACAGTTTGGGATGGACTTTTCCAGGTCTGGTTTGGGTCTCCACTCCTCCTTCTCCAGGGTCATGATGGGCTCCCCGAGAGGAGGAGCCAGTAACTTTCCATACTACCGACGCATAGCTCCCAAAATGCCAGTCGTAACGTCTGTCAGGAGCTCGCAGATCCCAGAAAACTCAGCCAGTTCCCAGCTAATGATGAACGCGGCCACATCCTCCTTTGAAAATGGCCATCCTTCGCAGCCTGGCCCTCCACAGTTGACCAGGGCATCCGCCGATGTCCTGTCTAAGTGCAAGAAGGCCTTGTCAGAGCACAACGTCTTGGTTGTAGAGGGCGCTCGCAAGTACGCCTGCAAAATCTGCTGCAAGACTTTTCTGACCCTGACGGATTGCAAGAAGCACATCCGAGTTCACACAGGGGAAAAGCCCTACGCCTGCCTCAAGTGCGGCAAGAGGTTCAGTCAGTCCAGCCACCTGTATAAACACTCAAAGACCACGTGTCTGCGCTGGCAGAGCAGCAACCTCCCCAGCACTTTGCTCTAA